The Engystomops pustulosus chromosome 7, aEngPut4.maternal, whole genome shotgun sequence DNA window GACCCCTTCCCCATGATGTAGAATCATGATCTGGACCTTGATAGGAAAAGGCTGGTTCCGGTATTGATGTTGTTAGTTTCTATATGGGATCCTAGTACTGTACTGGATGCTTTCCCACTACATTGTTAAAAGTCCTGCACTCCAGGGACATATGTCAAATGCATCCATAGACCCCAGTATAGCCCTTATTGCCTCTGCTGGGCATGCTATATACATCTTTGTTATATGAAGCCCCATTAATGGTGGTTACTCACAGAGGCCTCTGTAGCGGGACAGCTGCTGGTAGGTCTGTTTCATGCGCTCTATGTTGAGTCTGCTGGCTTCTGCATGATTCACGATGGGTTTCGGATAATGGACTCCTATTATGCACTTGGCTTCTTTCTGCACAGACTCTGGGGCGTTCCAGGGCTCGTAGATGTACCGGGACGGGAAACCCTTCAGTACTGGCAAATATCGCCTGGAAAGGAAGCAGAAGAAATCAGTGACTACAAAGATGTCTTATCAGTACTTCAGTGCATCCttactaaaggggtattcctactaTATAAACTCACCCCAATCTACAGTATATGGGAAGTGGGTTATTATAGGGGTCCCCTACATCCCCTTCTATTGGGCTAAGCATGTCTGTGAATGAAAGGTTGGTCAAGCATGCCCACAAATACTTCATTCATATAAGCCACCGCAGCAACCACTTTCTAGTTATTTCTGGGGTTCCCAGCAGTCAAACCTTTTGGCATGAACTATTTCCCATCCTATAGATTGCATAGGGGATAAGAGTGTAtactaggaaaacccctttaactgctgaTGGAGATAGCGGGTCTTCCCAAACTTGGAATGGAGTGTGAAGTGGGTATGCTCGACCACCACTGCGTATAAACGAACGACACGGATATTTGTTCTTGTGATTAATATCCTCCCTGTTGGATACTTATCTCTCCTGTTTCGATATCTAGAAGATACCTTTATCCATTGGATGAAATACACAACCTCAGTCAGTCAGGACAATGAAGGGACTGTGGCTCCCACAAGCATGACTGTGGTACTCTATCCTGTGCACCCGCCCCCATCATACCTGACATAATCGCCACTGGGATCTGTCCGTCTTCCAAAGCCGACAGGACAGTAACAATGGAAAAACTGCTGGAAGAAGGCGCTGCAGGAGAGCCACATCCAGCTGCCGGCGTTCACACTGAAGTCTGCATCCAGCAGCAGCTCATCAAACACCTGGACAGACGGAGGAAGGGGAGGACAGGGTTAACAACTCCATAACATAAAGTCCTGCACTACTATGTCCAGCAAAGCAACCGGGAGGAGTCACTTACCTTAACACCACATTCCCAGCTGTTCCAGAGGTCGCCCCGCGTCAGGAAGCAGGCCACGGCGTGCCGCGCCAGGTGGTGGATCCAGCCCTCCTGTCTGAGCTGCGTCATGATGGCGTCAATCCATGGGAACCCCGTCTTTCCTTCAGCCCACTTGGCCAGAGCCTCAGGGTTGCGGTCCCAGGGAATCTGAACACAGATTGGATTCCCTTCCATCTGGTCAAATTTGGGGTTGTTGGTTGCAGCCGTGTAAAAGAACTCCCTCCAGAGGATCTGCCCGAATAGGGACAGCGGGGGAGGACTGTTCTTCTTCACCTGTGAAAGGAACCAATAAAAATCATTAATACTCCTTTTATTAAAATCTCTGTACCCCTCGCACCCCTCCTCCGCCCGGAGCCCCTCCTTTTACCCATTATTCATCCTTCTCCATCCACACTCCCTCCCACGCATCCACCATTCTTCATCCCCCCCGATCATCATCCATTTATCGAGTAATATCCCCCCCTTACTCCTCCACATAAATCCTGCGCCTCACCTTCTGGTACAGCTCCCGTAGTCTGTAGTAGAAGAGGCGGCAGGACAGACACCCAAACCTGAGGTATGGACTGAGGCCTGTAGGGCTCGCCAGCAAAGAGTTGGCATTCATTCTTGGTCGCTCATAGTTTGCCACCCAGGCCTGCAAATAAAACAGAGGATATAACATCACCACGGAGCAGTGACCTGCCTCAATATCTGTAAACTGtgtggagatgtagcagagccgaattTGTCAAGTACTTGTATACAATATACAAAACTCTACTTCTAAATATTGCAAGAGCAGTTCTTACACCCCCCATAAGTCATACCTTTCGCTCTAGGTGTCGGTCTAGACGAGCCAGAGCCTCTGTTTCTCCTCCTGGCCATACGGCCGCCCCTTGATTCTCACATGGGAAGCCTAATGCAAAAGAAGATGTACAAGAGGGATGTAAAATCAACtggacagcgccccccccccaatcactATATTTAATGTATGACATTTTTAACCAGCTGCGGGGGAAAGTACAGCCCCCAGCATGCCCCCACAGTTTGGTTCTATCagggcatgttgggagttgtagtacccCATCATGTGGAGGCAGGACTGGAGACAAGATGCTGAAATGATGCTACTGACCGAGTTCCTCCAATGATGGCACCCCATAGGTGTCGTCGTGTGTGCTCTTGATCTCCCCCCGGCAGTACTCCATCTGTTGTCTTGTGATGGTCGGGACTGGTCTACGAGGAAGCTCCATGCGGCTGATGATGGCCTGAAACCTCTTGTAGGTGAGTGGAGGGCTGTTACCATTCAGCTCAATAATCCTGCAACCAAAGATCATCACAAAGTCACATCCAGATGTAGACACAGATATGACACCCACCGGGCCCCAAGGAGCCACTAGTCCTGAGGGATCTGCTGCATCTACCCTACATGTGGATGGCATGACTGTGCTGCATGTGAGGGCTAGGACTGGCGAAGCCACCACAAATATCCTGGTGCAGGGGGAAAGTGCCGGCTCCTCCATTACAAGTGTGATGTGCGGGAGGTGAAGGTAACCAGAGGACAATGGAAAATCTCACACGTTGTGTTCTTTATTATTCACCACAAATAAATGTATTCAACACTTCCATGTCCATTGTCGGCTGCAATTAACTCTTCCCCATCCAGGTCCCCGAGATCCAAAAAGCTGAAATCTAGGAAGGTGTTAGATAAGGGCTGCAGGCTGTACCCCTAAGTATTGTAACATCTGACGTCCCCTCCCTATTTTCTATCCATCCATCCTGCTTGTTAGTCTGTGGCAGTGTCCATCCATCCGTCCATTAGCCCCTGGTAGCCACATCTATCCATCCACCCACCAGCATATTGGTTGGCCCTGTTACCCATTTGTCCATCCGCCCGCAAGTCCTGATACCCACCCATCCACGTCAGTCCCAGTACCCATCTGTCCATCCCCCGGTGAGTCCCGATACAAGCGGGCGGATAAGTGGGTACCGGGAATTACGGATTTGTCGGATAGGTGGGTACCGGGACTTACAAGCGGGCGGATAGGTGGGTAAGTCCCGGTACCCACCTATCCGACAAATCCGTAATTCCCGGTACCCACTTATCCACCTGTCAGTCCCGATACGCACCTATCCGGCCGCCTGTAAGTCCAGGTACCCCCTATCCGCCCGCAAGTCCCGGTACCCACCTATCCGCCCACCCATAATTCCAGGTACCCACTTATCCGCCTGAGGGTCCCGGTACCCACCTATCCGCCCACCCCTAATACCCAATACCCACCTATCCGCCCGCCCGCAAGTCCCGGTACCCACCTATCCGCCTGCCCGTAAGTCCAGGTACCCACCTATCCGCCCGCCCAGTATTACAAGAACTCCCCTCAGTAAGTTAAACCTTCTGCCTCACTGCCCTCTATATCTCTCATTACTTTCAGGAAAATAACAGCTGCTCCATCACCTTCATGTTTACCTGGAACAGGTGTCCTCATGTTGGGGCCCCTCTGACTGttacagaactacaactcccatgatgctCCCAGCCACTGGTTACTGTAGTAGTGCAATACCCTTTTTAGGGAGCACGGATATAAAAGAGGCGCCTTCTGCCTGactctccctctcccccccccccccatctatgaTATAGAAAAAAAGACATAATCCATGAAGTCATGGGACCCTGGGTCACACTTCAATTATAGGGTCTGGGGCCATTTTATAGTTAACCCTATAAAATACTGCtggaaaatggctacattgatttGGCTGAAACGTTGCTTTGTATCCACAGGTGAATAAATGCCCCTTGGTATTTGCTATATCCCATTCCATAATGTTCCCATGAACAATCCTATAAGAACAGACCCGTCCTCATCTCCCGCACATGGCAGCAAAGCATTGTGGGCCACCATGATGCATTTATGTAACACTAATGCCAGCCTCACGCTGTCCAGCCCGGCGGAGGGAAAGCTCATTACGTCTGTAGACTTATCGCTGTCAACAACTTATGCAACGGCGTTTTCCATATTCCCGCTCCCCCCTTTCTGTGCCAGTGATGACGCTGCGGGTGCTGTAAGACGCCTTCTCCTCCCGGCACGTGTGGGGCGGAGGCAGGGTGCTGAGCTCAGACACCGCTACCCACCCAGCACATGCCAGGCTGCGTGACTGAGCAGCCAGCACCAGCgcacactagggggcagcacaggacacAGAATACAGGCCGGGAGGAGCGAGCGCGTTTCATTCATCACTTTTAGCCTCACTGTTTAATATTCAGTAACTTTACGCTGTGTCCTTCTCACTGGAATAACACAATGCGAGTCTGGAGAAAATTTGCCACTGGAATTAAATGGGCCTAGTTTCTAAATAAGAACAGTTTGACGGGCTGTATAATTAACAGCAGGGTATAGGATACTAGGTATCCCGCTTCATTACATacgtcctgcagataggacactatgtacaatctgctcagctcctcctgctgtataacatgctgcctacagataggacactatgtacaatccgctcagctccccctgctctataaaatgctgcctgcagataggacactatgtataatgtgctcagctcctcctgctctataacatgatgcctgcagataggacactatgtacaacctgctcagatccttctgctctataacattctgcctgcagataggacactgtgtacaatccgcTCAACATCACCTTAATGGGTTAACAAATTAGCAGGAGAGGACCACCAAAAGTATGCCAGGCTTTAGTGACTTACTTGTCCAGGTCATACAGAGTATGTGAATTTTCCACGATCACCTCCACGCCAACTTCCTTGGCCAACTTCATAATGGCGGCATCTCGCTCTTTACCAAACGGCTCAGAGTCGTACTCGAAAGTCAGTCTGTTCACACCCCATTCCTGCCAACACAAGAGAAGAAAACGGAGGTGAGGAGTATTCAGGAAAAACTTCTAGGAGTCATCAGATCTGGTAGGAGGTAACGCTATAAACGCAACGATAAAATCCATTGCTTATTAGAAGTCTGTGGTTCTctgacatacaggggcacatttactaagggtccacagccgcgaatccgtcgggtttttcccgaatatttccgctttgcgctgtatttcacgggattgtgaaatcaagcactcacatacaccagaaaaaaagcaggtgaacttcggcggacctcggcgcagcagcgacacctggtgaatatcggcgcacggaccttagtgaatcccggcagaacccgaatcagcgtcggagaacccaccgctggatcgcgactggaccgggtaagtaaatgtgccccacagtgttagGTGCTCTGTGCCTTcctcatgctttacactgcagcactgcATGGTCACACTGGCCACTGTGTACAAGTacaacccccccgcccccccccccccccaagtacatTTCTATTAGTTCATCCACAAGAGCAAGATGACTGCTATGTGCATTCCCAAATAAGCCTCAATAACGCTGCAGccagagcagagggagaggggaggggaggagctcctgctgcagccagagcagagggagaggggaggggaggagctcctgctgcagccagagcagagggagaggggagcagctcctgctgcagccagagcagagggagaggggaggagaagctcctgctgcagccagcacagagggagaggggaggagctcctgctgcagccagaacagagggagaggggaggagctcctgctgcagccagaacagagggagagatgaggagaagctcctgctgcagccagaacagagggagagatgaggagaagctcctgctgcagccagaacagagggagagatgaggagaagctcctgctgcagccagaacagagggagagatgaggagaagctcctgctgcagccagaacagagggagagggaggggaggagctcctgctgcagccagaacAGAGGgagatgggaggggaggagctcctgctgcagccagcacagagggagagggaggggaggagctcctgctgcagccagcacagagggagagggaggggaggagctcctgctgcagccagcacagagggagaggggaggagaagcTCCTGTCAATCACTTATCTGCATATTTCCTCACTGTCTGTTTTTTTGTAATACGGAAGCAGCAACAAGGAAAATTAAGCACAGAAGAGAGGGAATATAAGGTTATAGTATACGGTTACGTGTTATGCATTTTCTAGGTTTAgcgttccctctgtgtcttacagGAATTAGGGAGGTGCTTGACAACGCTCCATGTGTGGGTGTgaatatgtacattatatatctatacaaacactggctgctccatgtgtACATGTATTACCAGATTTCAGGCTCTCTTAGGGTGCGTGCACACGGGGCGTTCTGGCGCACTAGTTTTCATGTTACTGTGCATTTCACTGCTTTTTAACAGCCAAGCGCATAGTAACATGAAAACGCACCCTCAGATGTGTTACTTTTTCTTTAAAAAGCTCCTCCGACTCGGCACTCAGTGCCTGCAGCTCCTCCGACTCGGCACTCAGTGCCTGCAGCTCCTCCGACTCGGCACTCAGTGCCTGCAGTATTTGCATTACTTTTATAAGCAACTCCTAGCGCTTttgttatgggtgacaggtcttctttaagattTGACCTACAAATTACAGCCATCTCCATTCTTGTACAATTGGTCTGGGATcactgtatatgcattacatacaCGTCTACCACAGTAAGCGCCATACGTGTTCTGCGTCCCAGTGCATTGCAGTGTTATTATGTACAGTGCTTGGCCTTGCGCTTCCCCAATGTGTACCTGCCCTAGATACTTCGTCAAAACACGTCTCGCTGGAGCACACGCTGCGAGGTCACCGTCACACTCACCGGAGGACGATTATCAGGGGAAGTCGTGCACAAGTGAAGGACAAAGAGCGATCAGCTCCGCAGCAGCCGCTCCCCCTGAGCTCGGGGAGAAGGCTCTGCTCGTGATCGCACACAGTCACGTTTATCATAGTGGTTTCCCCCCAGCGATGGTTAATAAATGCAGGACACCCGGAGGCTCCCCATATACAGAACACATCAGCCACTGGAGATGTAGCAGATGCCAAATTTTAATTTAGATGGATTATTCATAGACATTTTAACCCGAAGCCCCGAAAAAAGTGTCTTTCCATTAAATCTCCACTTCTAAGGGCTTCCATTGCCGATCAGATGTGTTCACTTCTGCTTCACAGACCAATGACATCCATTTCTCCCATGGGCAGCTCAAGTGAAAGGGCCGGAGCCGCAATActcagcacagccactatacaacatatggcgctgtgcttggtaaGAAGTGATGAGACATCCAAACGCTGAAGCCTCGTCCAGTAGATGAACAGTTGCTTGTGGAGTCTAAATATTGATCACATATTATAAAATTAGGGCATACAACAAAATTCTGGAATAGCCCTTCAAGCATGGCCATGGATTTGGCCGGGACGCACTGTCTAAGGCCAAATATGTACTTGCTAATCTTTAAAACAGTAGGTACAGGGGTGGTCACCCGATAGGAATGCATCTTGCTTGGCGTGAATTCAGATGGTGCCGTTTTAGTGCAGATTTTCCCATAGTGATGCGGTTTTAACTGCACTGTGTGAATACAACCTATGAGACGCTTAAATGAAGGGACTGCTATTGAAGCAACTTACCAGAGACAACCCCAAACCTTGAGTGAAGATTACAGGTGCTGAGGATttgttacagtgcatcgcgtACGTGAACTCATACTTCTGCTCTGTTTAGGTAAACAGTTCTCAATGGGCGCACTATTTTGCTGGCGAGACTGATGTATTTCTGAGCCGAATGTGCAATATTGTGCAGCCATTGGGTAGTCACAAGGGAGGACAAGGCGTCATTTGCGTGTATGTACCAAGACATACACTATAAACCCACAAACTGCGTAAACAGGGTCAATTCTAAGGGACTGTCTGGGATTTTAGAAACATTCCCAAAAAGGGCACCACACCTGGCTATGGTTTGTCCCAGTATCGCAATAAGTTGCATAGATAAAAAAAATGGAGCCAAATTGCAATACCACATACTACCCATAGTCAGGTATGGACCCAAACACCCCCTTTAAATATGCATAAAATAAGaacattcctttttttttggtcaaaTTTGGTAAAATTGTACAAAAGCCCCTTAAAAATCTCCATAATAAAACTAATTACTCCTCATTAGTGTGTGATGAGACCCGTTATCACTAGTTAGTATTCTACATCTTCCAACCCGAGAACCAACGTTCCTATTAATAATCCTCCTTGGAGATTTCTTAAAGGCCAGACGCATCTAGAGGCAAGACATGATCCGCTTCTTCTTCTCTTGTCATTTATTTCTGCTGGAAAATAGCGGGAGAATATCGGCGCGGCGTTGGCGGTTTCTAAATTTAGCCTCTGAAGATACGGAGAAGGAGACAGACGCGACTATAACGAGCGCTGCAGAGAAGAGCGAACGCAGTCCCTGCAGAATACAAAccgcgcacttaaaagcattatCCGTGGGAGGGAAGGAGGATTCGAGAACTGACAGCGGAGAAACTTTCTTACTATGCCGGATTGTTTCATTAATGAGGAGAAGGCTACGTCAATGGACGGCAAGAGTTGGGACGACAAATCCGTAGAACCATCGCAAAATGGAACAGGGATGAATGTTTAGAACGCATAAAAAACGCCTCTCAAACTCCAGCGCCATATATTTTATAGGGGtcatgcttggtattgcagtatatcccCCAATAATTTGATTAGGACTGCGTGTGTGACAAAGGAGGTGATGTCACCACTGATGGTGGGGTGGAAGATGGGTGCCGGATAATGGACCTTCAACAATCTGATATAGATATACTAGTAGGTATTCACataccacttaaaggggtttccaaagAACCGCAGCAGTCTACTATACTGTGCACTGACAAGTGAAGTCTCATGAAGAATGGGAGAACACTGCAAccagacactttttttgtttttgttatccCTGCCCCGGTTACAGGATTCCTGGAAGATCCCTTTAAGCAGTTTTCAAATAGGCGAATAGTGtgcaatacaatggggcacattttctaagggtctgtcggacacaATACCGTCAGGTTTCGTGATTTTTTACGATTTcctccgaattgccccgggtttttggcgcacgagatcagatgccggcttgcatgcgacacaaatcggaggctTGGACATtgggcaacccgactgattcggtcaaaccgcagaatttagaaaccaaattgtgttgcaagatcagcacttacatgcaccgggaagaagaaggtgaactccggcggacctcagcggggaagcgacacatgcaggaaattggacgcacgatcttagtgaattgcggcagacccgaatcctcattggacatgcGGCGTCAACCGGACGGCATCTTTAAGGGGGTAAAATGTTGATGATCTGTTCTTAGGTTATGAGACTGTGGGGGGAATCCAACAACCAATACCTATTTCCCCTTCCTAGTGATGTCATATCGGCCCTCAGTCCTGGGGCTgaattgcaataccagacacagccactatacaacgtATGTCACTGTGTTTGGTGAGCTTTGACAAGGCTGCACTGTCTCCTCAAACATCTGATTGGTGCAGGTTCTCAGCCACCTACTGTGAGGGGAAGCTACTTCCATCACAAGTGCAATCACCATATATATTCATAGCtttgggggcattatactgtaagCAGGCTTAACCCTTCATGAGAGGTGCAAACTCACTTTGTAGAGGCACATTGTTAGAAAGGTGGCGATTTATCTGTATCCCTTTAACCCAGTGTTATTTCCACAGAGCGCTCAATGTTTATCAGTTTTCCGGCTTTAAATACCAAAGGTCACTTTTAATGTTCTGCTCCAGTTCCCAGAGGCTGTAACATTGAACCTTTACGTGAACCTTTTTCTCCCACACTTTTGGAATATGCCATTTTCAGGATCTGTGCTTAATTTCCGAAAATACAACAGTTTTACTGTCAAGTAAagtttttaaagggaatgtcccaAGATTCCTAGACCTGCTACTTCCTTCATTAAGAAGTCCGGACCCCACATTTCTCCTAATTCAAAGTGGTAAGACGCTTATCACATGGATAATATTGCAACATGGGACTGTCCCTTTAACGTGGACCTCCAACTTGGCATTTTTACTGTGACTCACCTTAAATAATCTGGGGAAGACATCCGCCGGTTGTCCCCGTACTACAAATAGACGAGATCCCAGTTTCCTTAAGCTGGAGTCCAGATCTTCCAAGGACTGGAGCAGGAACCTGCAGGAGACAGgacaaataataattatataggaTCATCCAGTCACTGCTACAAAGTATGACGTGTGAAGGCGTGAAGTTACAGGACTAAATAGGTGGCGaggcgagaaaaaaaaaaaaaaaaaaaaaagatttttctgtTTTAGGGTAACTTGGCAATTTCTataagctccatagagattaagagAGCAGAACAGTCACGCGCGGCCGTctgttccattagtctgacggagcgacgaggggtccaacgaGGTACATAGGACCCCATCGGACACCTCATTTTCGTATATGTGTAggtctcattactga harbors:
- the CRY2 gene encoding cryptochrome-2, with the protein product MEAAGTAAVSSVHWFRKGLRLHDNPALVAALRGARCVRCVYILDPWFAASSSGGVNRWRFLLQSLEDLDSSLRKLGSRLFVVRGQPADVFPRLFKEWGVNRLTFEYDSEPFGKERDAAIMKLAKEVGVEVIVENSHTLYDLDKIIELNGNSPPLTYKRFQAIISRMELPRRPVPTITRQQMEYCRGEIKSTHDDTYGVPSLEELGFPCENQGAAVWPGGETEALARLDRHLERKAWVANYERPRMNANSLLASPTGLSPYLRFGCLSCRLFYYRLRELYQKVKKNSPPPLSLFGQILWREFFYTAATNNPKFDQMEGNPICVQIPWDRNPEALAKWAEGKTGFPWIDAIMTQLRQEGWIHHLARHAVACFLTRGDLWNSWECGVKVFDELLLDADFSVNAGSWMWLSCSAFFQQFFHCYCPVGFGRRTDPSGDYVRRYLPVLKGFPSRYIYEPWNAPESVQKEAKCIIGVHYPKPIVNHAEASRLNIERMKQTYQQLSRYRGLCILASVPSCAEDIGGPITDPTAAHHTSMEAAPKLSLCSPDSPKRKHEESAEGAFKKVRVPSVAEAERRAKDF